A stretch of Paenibacillus sp. URB8-2 DNA encodes these proteins:
- a CDS encoding SDR family oxidoreductase yields the protein MQPRPISEDPESRGSGKLMGKVALITGGDSGIGKAAAIAFAKEGADIAIAYLWERSDSEETRRRIEQLRRRCLLIECDQGHKELIDYSSTKGAIVSFTRSLALSLVGKGIRVNSVAPGPVWTPLIPSSFSAEDVSVFGLESPMKRAAQPYELAGAYVYLACSDSSYVTGECIHVDGGEMVTT from the coding sequence ATGCAGCCCCGTCCGATCAGCGAAGATCCCGAATCCCGAGGCAGCGGGAAGCTGATGGGAAAGGTCGCGCTCATCACCGGCGGAGACAGCGGAATCGGCAAGGCAGCCGCGATCGCTTTTGCCAAAGAGGGCGCGGATATCGCCATCGCTTATCTGTGGGAAAGATCGGATTCCGAGGAGACGCGGCGGCGCATCGAGCAGCTGAGAAGACGCTGTCTGCTGATCGAATGCGATCAGGGGCATAAAGAGCTGATCGACTATTCATCGACCAAGGGAGCCATCGTCTCGTTCACCCGCTCCCTCGCCCTTTCGCTTGTGGGTAAAGGCATCCGCGTTAACAGCGTCGCGCCGGGGCCGGTGTGGACGCCGCTCATCCCCTCCAGCTTCTCTGCCGAGGACGTTAGCGTCTTCGGGCTGGAATCGCCGATGAAGCGTGCCGCCCAGCCTTACGAGCTCGCCGGAGCTTATGTGTATCTTGCCTGCTCCGATTCCAGCTATGTAACGGGGGAGTGCATCCATGTCGACGGAGGGGAAATGGTTACGACCTGA
- a CDS encoding phosphorylase family protein: protein MKKASAMLIVFCMVVISSFTYHPSAAAAKTAEPAPIAVQGALDVEIESLLKEMGQYKTQKVGMYSYYIGKIDGIPVIVSRTEMGMVNAATSTTLLINTFHPRAIINQGTAGGHDEKTHLYDIVVGKELINYINTISPTRKAGEGSKPETWNMMTTDVRDDEDNLMKYKTFKSTPELVEAAMSVKGKYMHGDVFAGTIGSADQFNNEVDRILWTNEVLGMMAEDMETASVAQVANGFHIPFVGIRGMSDAGRHDEHWNPTSGRNAGIWTGEYVVEVIKAIDKQVNFATITQVNGFNLYVNDMKQDIYMLDYKGQALIPIRNLAGVLSGTKASGVTFNSKTKSITFKYDAKTATFKSGDSFFLDAQGTKQQVESPSVVVNGKTYVSLDLVSKAFGLQTKADGVDLYITAQ, encoded by the coding sequence GTGAAAAAAGCCTCAGCAATGTTAATCGTATTTTGTATGGTTGTGATCAGCAGCTTCACCTATCATCCGTCTGCCGCCGCCGCGAAGACTGCGGAGCCGGCCCCTATCGCGGTACAGGGAGCGCTTGATGTCGAAATCGAATCGCTGCTTAAAGAAATGGGCCAATACAAAACGCAAAAAGTCGGCATGTACAGCTACTACATAGGCAAAATTGACGGAATCCCCGTCATTGTAAGCCGTACGGAGATGGGGATGGTCAATGCGGCCACTTCGACAACACTGCTCATTAATACCTTCCATCCGCGTGCGATCATTAATCAGGGCACAGCCGGAGGCCATGATGAGAAGACGCATCTGTACGACATTGTCGTCGGTAAAGAACTGATCAATTATATCAACACGATCTCCCCGACCCGAAAAGCGGGCGAAGGCAGCAAACCGGAAACATGGAATATGATGACGACCGATGTGCGGGATGACGAAGACAACCTGATGAAATACAAAACGTTCAAAAGCACGCCGGAACTGGTTGAAGCCGCTATGTCGGTAAAAGGAAAGTACATGCACGGGGACGTTTTTGCCGGAACGATCGGCAGCGCCGACCAATTCAACAATGAAGTGGATCGGATTCTGTGGACCAATGAGGTATTGGGCATGATGGCGGAGGATATGGAGACGGCTTCCGTGGCTCAAGTGGCGAACGGCTTCCACATTCCTTTCGTAGGCATCAGAGGGATGTCCGATGCAGGCAGACATGATGAGCATTGGAATCCTACGAGCGGCAGAAACGCCGGCATCTGGACAGGCGAATATGTGGTTGAGGTCATTAAGGCGATCGACAAGCAAGTTAATTTTGCGACGATTACCCAGGTGAATGGCTTCAATCTATATGTGAACGATATGAAACAAGATATTTACATGCTCGATTACAAAGGACAAGCCCTGATTCCGATCCGCAATTTGGCGGGCGTGCTTTCCGGAACCAAGGCGTCCGGTGTAACCTTCAACTCGAAGACAAAGTCTATTACATTCAAATATGATGCAAAAACAGCGACATTTAAATCGGGCGACAGCTTCTTCCTCGATGCGCAGGGAACGAAGCAGCAAGTCGAGTCCCCTTCGGTCGTTGTTAACGGTAAAACCTACGTCAGCCTGGATCTCGTCTCAAAAGCATTTGGACTCCAGACGAAAGCCGATGGCGTGGATTTGTACATCACAGCACAATAA
- a CDS encoding GNAT family N-acetyltransferase has translation MLKVDRKYRGPVPDGKITLPVTERRMMDHGIGGSMMIYREMTKEDYDAAYSLWKNTEGMGLSAADSREEISRFLERNRGLSQVCVSPDGGLAGTALCGHDGRRGFLYHVAVSGEHRGKGIGRALVSNCLEALRAEGIAKCHLMVIGSNADGQRFWNGIGWEFRDGILLYSHVT, from the coding sequence ATGTTAAAAGTGGATAGGAAATATCGGGGGCCTGTCCCGGACGGGAAAATAACGCTGCCGGTGACGGAGCGCCGAATGATGGATCATGGAATCGGGGGGAGTATGATGATTTACAGAGAGATGACGAAGGAAGATTACGACGCGGCTTATTCGCTGTGGAAGAATACCGAGGGGATGGGGCTCAGCGCAGCGGATTCGCGGGAAGAAATATCCCGCTTTCTGGAACGCAACCGGGGCCTGAGCCAGGTGTGTGTATCTCCGGACGGCGGACTTGCCGGCACGGCGCTGTGCGGCCATGACGGGCGGCGGGGGTTTTTGTATCATGTCGCGGTAAGCGGGGAGCACCGGGGGAAGGGAATCGGACGGGCCCTGGTGTCGAACTGCCTTGAAGCCTTGCGCGCGGAGGGCATCGCCAAATGCCATCTGATGGTAATCGGGAGCAATGCGGACGGCCAGCGTTTCTGGAACGGAATCGGCTGGGAATTCAGGGACGGCATTCTGCTGTACTCGCACGTCACCTGA
- the sdaAB gene encoding L-serine ammonia-lyase, iron-sulfur-dependent subunit beta has translation MRFKDVFSIIGPAMVGPSSSHTAGAARIGRAARQLLGEMPQKAEVIFYGSFAATYQGHGTDRAIAGGLLDFPTDDLRLPDSIEIAEQDGMDISFRQGAGLFPHPNTVRLCLYGSGQGLTLTGISIGGGNIEIVEIDDFSVKLSAMYPTVLIHHMDYLGVLASVTDTMRRGQVNIGHMSLDRKNRSGAALTVLELDEMLAPELLSELEALPAVKSVKLIHLDEGPKEEKGKGKTS, from the coding sequence ATGCGGTTTAAAGATGTATTCTCTATAATAGGACCGGCGATGGTCGGGCCTTCAAGCTCCCATACGGCGGGGGCGGCCCGCATTGGCCGGGCGGCCAGACAGCTGCTGGGCGAAATGCCGCAAAAGGCGGAGGTTATTTTTTACGGATCGTTCGCGGCGACCTATCAGGGACACGGCACGGACCGGGCGATTGCCGGGGGACTGCTGGATTTCCCGACTGACGATTTGCGGCTGCCGGATTCCATTGAAATTGCCGAGCAGGACGGCATGGACATTTCGTTCCGGCAGGGTGCCGGATTGTTCCCGCATCCCAACACAGTACGGCTGTGTCTGTACGGCAGCGGCCAAGGTCTGACGCTTACGGGGATTTCGATCGGGGGCGGCAACATCGAAATTGTCGAAATCGACGATTTCAGCGTCAAGCTGTCCGCGATGTATCCGACCGTTCTGATTCATCACATGGACTATCTCGGCGTGCTGGCAAGCGTGACCGATACGATGCGCAGAGGCCAGGTCAACATCGGGCATATGTCTTTGGACCGCAAAAACCGCAGCGGAGCGGCTCTGACCGTACTGGAGCTGGATGAGATGCTGGCTCCGGAGCTGCTGAGCGAGCTGGAAGCCCTGCCCGCGGTGAAGTCGGTGAAGCTGATTCACCTGGACGAAGGTCCGAAGGAAGAGAAAGGGAAGGGAAAGACTTCATGA
- the sdaAA gene encoding L-serine ammonia-lyase, iron-sulfur-dependent, subunit alpha: protein MNFQTLSQLANLAEERALSIGALMVEEQSAESGRSAEHEFAKMKEYYGVMKEAVRRGMQENTNSRSGLTGLDAQRVGAYNAANESCLGGPAGQAMAYALAVSEVNASMGRIIATPTAGSCGIIPGVFLSCQERFGWDDDVMTYGLFAAGAIGYVIANNSFVSGAEGGCQAEVGSAIGMAAGALTELRGGTPVQAVHAVGLALKNTLGLICDPVGGLVEIPCIVRNGFGAVTALAAADMALAGVRSVIPSDEVIKVMLEVGSAMPEKHRETAGGGLAQTPTGRKIMEDLRQRHK from the coding sequence ATGAATTTTCAAACGTTAAGCCAGCTCGCGAATTTGGCCGAGGAACGGGCTTTAAGTATCGGCGCCTTGATGGTGGAAGAGCAGAGCGCCGAATCCGGACGTTCCGCGGAGCATGAATTTGCCAAAATGAAGGAATATTACGGGGTAATGAAGGAGGCCGTGCGGCGCGGAATGCAGGAGAACACGAATTCGCGCAGCGGCTTGACCGGACTGGACGCCCAGCGCGTCGGAGCTTATAACGCCGCGAACGAATCCTGTCTGGGCGGACCGGCGGGTCAGGCGATGGCCTATGCGCTGGCCGTCTCGGAGGTGAACGCCTCGATGGGACGCATCATCGCGACCCCGACGGCCGGCTCCTGCGGCATTATTCCCGGTGTATTCCTGAGCTGTCAGGAGCGCTTCGGCTGGGACGATGATGTTATGACTTACGGACTGTTCGCCGCCGGAGCGATCGGCTATGTCATCGCCAATAATTCCTTTGTTTCCGGAGCCGAGGGAGGCTGCCAGGCCGAAGTCGGTTCGGCGATCGGCATGGCGGCGGGAGCGCTGACCGAGCTGCGCGGCGGCACCCCAGTCCAGGCGGTACATGCCGTGGGTCTGGCGCTGAAAAACACCCTCGGGCTGATCTGCGACCCGGTAGGCGGCCTCGTCGAAATTCCCTGCATCGTCCGCAACGGCTTCGGCGCCGTGACGGCGCTGGCGGCGGCGGATATGGCGCTGGCCGGAGTGCGCAGCGTCATTCCGTCCGACGAGGTCATCAAGGTCATGCTTGAGGTCGGCTCGGCCATGCCGGAGAAGCACCGCGAGACGGCCGGAGGGGGCCTGGCCCAGACGCCGACCGGCCGCAAAATCATGGAGGATTTGCGCCAGCGGCACAAATAA
- a CDS encoding YwbE family protein, translated as MNGQSRADIRPGLEVDIVLKQDQPTGKLTRGTVKDILTNSPRHPHGIKVRLTSGQVGRVKHILDPKSGN; from the coding sequence ATGAACGGACAGAGCAGGGCGGATATCCGCCCCGGGCTTGAAGTTGACATCGTGCTGAAGCAGGATCAGCCTACGGGCAAGTTGACCCGCGGCACGGTCAAGGATATTTTGACGAATTCGCCCCGTCATCCCCATGGCATTAAGGTGAGGCTGACAAGCGGTCAGGTCGGGCGGGTCAAGCATATTCTTGATCCGAAATCCGGCAACTGA
- a CDS encoding HNH endonuclease signature motif containing protein, protein MPSVDQHTTKQCAYCLQYKPLSEFRRRTGRRSKAESRRGACRECRKRREAEAARSASLPETAQPKAQTPAPLTARAAAPPKAWPAGPARAAAPAPGSQASPGAAGAAVPASPAAGRPGPRQAKPPAKERSAPESAPGEAPVPAAGASAPSPAGEAPAHKPRKRKRSRGTAALERKPHASASEGTAKPRPRTAEQAASLQRQRGPKPEPDDISALIPSRQGMILMRGYSDKGRRWHQEIDLDLAVTLVREQAAVVVNRRTIRRLYSNKDFRRYILTRDRYTCHFCGLYGDTIDHLLPRAKGGHTTPMNCVCACNLCNQAKADQYVDEFMGK, encoded by the coding sequence ATGCCTTCAGTTGATCAGCATACAACCAAACAATGCGCTTACTGTCTTCAATATAAACCGCTCTCGGAATTCCGCAGACGCACCGGCAGACGCTCCAAGGCGGAGTCGCGCCGAGGCGCCTGCCGGGAATGTCGGAAACGCCGCGAGGCCGAAGCGGCCCGAAGCGCCTCCCTGCCAGAGACGGCGCAGCCAAAGGCGCAGACCCCGGCGCCGTTAACGGCTCGAGCCGCAGCGCCGCCAAAGGCCTGGCCGGCTGGGCCAGCCCGCGCCGCAGCCCCGGCGCCCGGCAGCCAGGCCTCACCGGGGGCTGCTGGCGCTGCCGTCCCGGCGTCTCCCGCAGCCGGCAGGCCAGGCCCGCGCCAGGCGAAGCCACCGGCGAAGGAGCGGTCCGCGCCGGAGTCGGCGCCCGGGGAGGCGCCGGTTCCTGCGGCGGGCGCTTCCGCGCCAAGTCCCGCCGGGGAGGCGCCGGCGCACAAGCCCCGGAAGCGCAAGCGTTCCCGCGGAACGGCCGCTCTCGAGCGGAAGCCGCATGCTTCCGCTTCGGAGGGGACAGCCAAGCCCCGCCCGCGCACAGCGGAACAGGCGGCGTCCCTTCAGCGCCAGCGCGGGCCAAAGCCCGAGCCAGACGACATCTCTGCGCTCATTCCCTCCAGGCAGGGAATGATTCTGATGCGGGGATACAGCGACAAGGGACGTCGCTGGCATCAGGAGATTGACCTCGATCTCGCCGTTACGCTGGTGCGGGAGCAGGCCGCCGTGGTGGTCAACCGCCGGACGATCCGCCGGCTGTACAGCAACAAGGACTTCCGCCGGTATATTTTGACCCGGGACCGCTATACCTGTCATTTCTGCGGCTTATACGGCGATACGATCGACCATCTGCTGCCCCGCGCCAAGGGAGGGCATACGACGCCCATGAACTGCGTCTGCGCCTGCAACCTGTGCAATCAGGCCAAAGCTGACCAGTATGTCGACGAATTTATGGGCAAATAA
- a CDS encoding aminoglycoside N(3)-acetyltransferase, with the protein MEEVKGNLITVRTLAEDFRRLGLREGMTVLLHSSFKSLGEWVAGGPAAVILALEEALGKDGTLIMPTHSTDLTDPSDWINPPVPKEWWDSIREEMPPYDPGLTLPRGMGVIPETFRKQTGVRRSGHPLYSFAAWGKHADTVTAGHELPYGLGDGSPLGRLYDLDGMVLLLGVGHLNNTSMHLAEYRAGYPGKKEITAGAPITENGARRWTRFPDLEWNSDDFGRIGEDFERETGQVRQGLVAAAPARLMSQRAVVDYAVRWLEQRR; encoded by the coding sequence ATGGAGGAAGTAAAAGGGAATTTAATTACGGTACGGACACTGGCGGAGGATTTCCGGCGCCTTGGTCTGCGTGAAGGAATGACGGTGCTGCTGCATTCGTCGTTCAAATCGCTGGGCGAATGGGTGGCGGGCGGGCCCGCCGCCGTGATTCTGGCGCTGGAAGAAGCGCTGGGTAAAGACGGAACGCTCATCATGCCGACGCATTCGACGGATCTCACCGATCCTTCGGACTGGATTAATCCTCCGGTTCCGAAGGAGTGGTGGGATTCGATCCGGGAGGAGATGCCGCCTTACGATCCTGGGTTGACGCTTCCGCGCGGTATGGGCGTTATTCCGGAAACGTTTCGCAAACAGACGGGAGTGCGGCGCAGCGGGCATCCGCTCTATTCCTTCGCCGCCTGGGGCAAGCATGCCGATACGGTCACTGCCGGGCATGAGCTGCCCTACGGTCTCGGCGACGGATCGCCGCTTGGACGGCTGTACGATCTGGACGGCATGGTGCTGCTGCTGGGTGTGGGGCATTTGAACAACACCTCCATGCATCTCGCGGAATACCGTGCCGGTTACCCGGGGAAAAAAGAAATCACCGCAGGCGCTCCGATCACCGAGAACGGGGCGAGAAGATGGACGCGGTTTCCCGATCTGGAATGGAACTCGGATGATTTCGGCAGAATCGGCGAGGACTTTGAACGGGAAACCGGGCAGGTCCGGCAGGGCCTGGTCGCGGCGGCGCCTGCCAGGCTGATGTCCCAGCGGGCCGTCGTCGATTATGCTGTACGGTGGCTGGAACAGCGGCGTTAG
- the serS gene encoding serine--tRNA ligase, which produces MLDMVWIRENTELVRQTAKWKKVDFPLDELLEWDDLRRGQRQETEELRARRNTLTKEVEALLRQGKPAEGEAAKEQVREIGGRLAGVEARLAEAEMKCRELMLLAPNPVSKDTPIGESDKDNVEARRCGEPPAFGFKPRDHVELGELHDILDIPRGVKAGGPRSYTLKGTGVYLHLAVQRLALDVLAARGFTVMDVPAIVRPETLVRTGFFPGGMDQTYELSGENRWLAGTSEVPLVSLYSDEIVELAEPMRLAGMSPCFRREVGSAGRDVRGLYRVHQFSKIEQVVLCENDPEVSENMLQEILANAEHILELLELPYRVVAVCTGDMSLKTHKQYDIETWMPGRYAYGETHSASNLLDFQARRSNIRYRDAGGKPRYCHTLNNTAVATPRILIPLLENHQREDGSIYIPQALRKYMDGREVIPAPQPAL; this is translated from the coding sequence ATGCTAGACATGGTGTGGATCAGGGAGAATACGGAGCTTGTCAGACAGACGGCCAAGTGGAAAAAGGTTGATTTTCCGCTTGATGAGCTGCTGGAATGGGATGACCTCCGGCGCGGGCAGCGCCAAGAGACCGAAGAGCTGCGGGCGCGGCGAAATACGCTTACCAAAGAAGTTGAAGCGCTGCTGAGGCAGGGGAAACCTGCAGAGGGTGAAGCGGCCAAGGAGCAGGTAAGGGAAATCGGCGGAAGGTTGGCCGGTGTGGAAGCGCGGCTTGCCGAAGCGGAGATGAAATGCCGGGAGCTGATGCTGCTGGCCCCGAATCCCGTATCGAAGGATACGCCCATCGGCGAGAGCGATAAGGACAACGTGGAAGCCCGCCGGTGCGGGGAGCCGCCGGCATTCGGCTTTAAGCCCCGGGATCATGTGGAGCTTGGCGAGCTGCATGATATTCTCGACATTCCGCGCGGCGTCAAGGCGGGCGGGCCCCGCAGCTATACGCTCAAGGGAACCGGAGTGTATCTGCATCTCGCCGTGCAGCGCCTTGCGCTCGACGTGCTGGCGGCAAGGGGATTTACGGTCATGGACGTGCCGGCCATTGTCCGTCCGGAGACGCTTGTGCGCACGGGCTTCTTCCCCGGCGGGATGGACCAGACGTATGAGCTAAGCGGCGAGAACCGCTGGCTGGCGGGCACCTCGGAGGTGCCGCTCGTCTCGCTGTACAGCGACGAGATTGTCGAGTTGGCCGAGCCGATGAGGCTGGCCGGGATGTCGCCCTGCTTCCGGCGCGAGGTCGGATCGGCGGGGCGCGACGTGCGCGGGCTGTACCGCGTGCACCAGTTCTCGAAGATCGAGCAGGTCGTCCTGTGCGAGAATGACCCTGAGGTGTCGGAAAATATGCTGCAGGAGATTTTGGCGAACGCGGAGCATATTCTGGAGCTGCTGGAGCTTCCTTACCGCGTGGTAGCGGTCTGTACCGGCGACATGTCGCTGAAGACGCACAAGCAGTACGACATCGAAACCTGGATGCCGGGACGGTACGCCTACGGAGAGACGCACTCGGCGTCGAATCTGCTTGATTTCCAGGCCCGGCGCTCGAATATCCGCTACCGGGACGCGGGCGGCAAGCCGCGCTACTGCCACACGCTGAACAACACGGCGGTTGCGACGCCGCGCATCCTCATTCCGCTGCTGGAGAACCACCAGCGGGAAGACGGCTCGATTTATATTCCGCAGGCTTTGCGGAAGTATATGGACGGGCGGGAGGTTATTCCCGCTCCGCAGCCAGCGCTATAA
- the ssuE gene encoding NADPH-dependent FMN reductase, producing the protein MAKIVVINGTPSLVSRINAVIEYAENGLGGKGFEVERINVAELPPEDLIHTKFESEAIVKANGLVAEADALIIVSPVYKASYTGVLKTFLDLIPQKGLAGKIVLPLFMGGSLAHLLTIDYALKPVLSVLGARHILGGVYAVDPQVARNDAGAVEIADELKLRLDNALGEFAEETELKAGRKARP; encoded by the coding sequence GTGGCTAAGATTGTAGTGATTAATGGAACGCCGTCGCTCGTATCGCGGATCAATGCGGTGATCGAGTATGCAGAGAATGGGCTTGGCGGCAAAGGATTTGAGGTCGAGCGGATCAATGTGGCGGAACTGCCGCCGGAAGATCTGATTCATACAAAGTTCGAGAGCGAAGCGATTGTGAAGGCGAACGGCCTCGTGGCCGAAGCGGACGCTCTGATCATCGTAAGTCCGGTATACAAGGCTTCTTATACGGGGGTTCTCAAGACGTTTCTGGATCTAATTCCCCAAAAAGGACTTGCCGGAAAAATCGTGCTCCCGCTCTTTATGGGCGGCAGCCTTGCGCATCTGCTTACGATTGATTACGCTCTGAAGCCGGTATTGTCCGTGCTGGGCGCACGCCATATCCTAGGTGGCGTGTACGCGGTGGACCCCCAGGTTGCGCGTAATGATGCCGGAGCGGTGGAGATTGCCGATGAGCTGAAGCTGCGGCTGGACAATGCGTTGGGTGAGTTCGCGGAAGAGACGGAGCTGAAAGCTGGCCGCAAGGCGCGCCCGTAG
- a CDS encoding IS630 family transposase (programmed frameshift), producing MKLRAYAVCLTPDQQKELQGVCSKGKVAARSLRRAQILLWADENRVGGKLSDTTIAEQLHIHTNTVYLVRKTFSEKGLQAAVERKKRLTPPNPPKVTGELEAKIIALSCSTPPAGRSRWTLRLLADKTVELGYIDSISYDTVDRILKKNELKPHLRKCWCIPPKQNAAFVAAMEDVLEVYHLPYDSECPVICMDEKPFQLLDDARKPIPMKPAKPLREDSEYVRHGTCSIFIFTEPLVGWRHVSVRPRRTKMEWAEQVRELLDVHYPSAPKIRLVMDNLNTHSIASLYEAFEPETALRLAKRLEIHYTPKHGSWLNIAEIELSVMTRQCLARRIPSIEELASELTEWESARNASQRGIDWQFTTKDARIKLKRLYPQFKD from the exons ATGAAACTACGTGCATATGCGGTTTGCTTGACCCCGGATCAGCAGAAAGAATTACAAGGGGTGTGCTCAAAAGGGAAAGTGGCCGCACGCTCACTCCGGCGAGCACAAATTCTGTTGTGGGCGGACGAGAACCGGGTGGGCGGCAAGCTTTCGGACACCACCATTGCGGAGCAATTACACATCCACACCAACACGGTATATCTGGTCCGTAAGACCTTTTCGGAAAAGGGATTACAGGCTGCTGTCGAACGAAAAAAGAGACTGACACCGCCAAATCCTCCAAAGGTTACCGGCGAACTGGAGGCGAAAATCATCGCGCTCAGTTGCAGTACTCCGCCCGCTGGAAGAAGTCGGTGGACCCTTCGACTTTTAGCAGACAAGACCGTTGAACTGGGTTACATTGACAGCATTTCGTACGACACGGTGGACCGCATTTTAAA AAAAAACGAACTCAAGCCCCATCTTCGTAAGTGTTGGTGCATTCCACCGAAGCAGAATGCAGCGTTTGTGGCAGCCATGGAAGATGTATTAGAGGTCTACCATTTACCCTACGACAGCGAATGTCCCGTGATTTGCATGGATGAGAAACCGTTCCAACTGCTGGATGACGCTCGAAAACCGATCCCGATGAAGCCCGCCAAGCCGCTGCGTGAAGACTCCGAATACGTACGTCATGGGACCTGCAGTATCTTTATCTTCACTGAACCGCTTGTGGGCTGGAGACACGTCAGCGTTCGTCCTCGCCGCACAAAAATGGAATGGGCGGAGCAAGTTCGAGAACTGTTAGACGTACATTACCCGAGTGCACCCAAAATTCGTTTAGTGATGGATAATTTAAACACGCATTCGATCGCCTCGTTGTATGAAGCCTTTGAACCGGAAACCGCCTTGCGTCTAGCCAAACGGCTCGAAATTCATTACACCCCCAAACATGGCAGTTGGCTGAACATTGCTGAAATTGAGCTGAGCGTAATGACGCGCCAATGTTTAGCAAGACGAATTCCGTCAATAGAAGAATTAGCAAGCGAACTGACCGAATGGGAATCTGCTCGTAACGCTTCTCAAAGAGGTATAGATTGGCAATTCACTACCAAAGATGCACGGATAAAACTTAAAAGGCTTTACCCACAATTTAAAGACTGA
- a CDS encoding zinc ribbon domain-containing protein, whose product MFKVFLSHCSEQIFITISCTACGYTELYKAETSSGLNILDFFMN is encoded by the coding sequence ATGTTCAAAGTATTCTTATCTCATTGTTCAGAACAAATATTTATTACAATCAGCTGTACCGCCTGCGGATACACCGAGTTATACAAAGCGGAAACGTCCAGCGGACTTAATATCTTAGACTTTTTCATGAATTGA